From the Acetonema longum DSM 6540 genome, one window contains:
- the moaC gene encoding cyclic pyranopterin monophosphate synthase MoaC — protein sequence MELTHFDQSGKARMVDVTEKNETKRVAVATGRIVMQPETLALIRRGEMGKGDVLGVAQVAGVMGAKKTWELIPMCHPLLLTGVKLDYTLNDTENSITVQATVSTTGKTGVEMEALTAVSVAALTVYDMCKAVDKSMTIESIQLLHKSGGKSGIYSRGDK from the coding sequence ATGGAACTGACTCATTTTGATCAGTCTGGCAAGGCCCGCATGGTAGATGTTACTGAAAAAAATGAAACCAAACGAGTGGCGGTTGCCACAGGCCGCATCGTCATGCAGCCCGAGACTCTGGCCCTGATCCGGCGCGGCGAAATGGGCAAGGGCGATGTGCTGGGGGTAGCCCAGGTGGCGGGAGTTATGGGGGCCAAGAAGACATGGGAATTGATTCCCATGTGTCATCCGCTGCTATTAACCGGTGTGAAGCTTGACTATACGCTGAATGATACGGAAAACAGCATTACTGTCCAAGCGACTGTCTCCACCACCGGTAAAACCGGCGTGGAAATGGAAGCCCTGACCGCAGTATCGGTTGCTGCCCTGACCGTTTACGACATGTGTAAGGCCGTAGATAAATCCATGACCATTGAATCCATTCAGTTGCTCCACAAGAGCGGCGGCAAAAGCGGGATCTATTCGAGAGGAGATAAATAG
- a CDS encoding MFS transporter yields the protein MFNWEVYTPAFISLIFANMFFWMSTNFFLPVLPVYYHGLGMNDSQVGLAIGAFAVGAVSFRLFAGKAVDRYGSVRIIAVGIVLSIGAIISYRFSHGLESAVLSRFLHGVGISTYAGAALTMASLMHEEKHTAEAVAAYTLFSMIGVGIASSTANILYQAGGILWVIVAGVTATFMSLLLFPKEAKLKIKPVAADSLPIRTVIANPGIYVPTASLLAVSLCFGTAMTFLPLLMISRGIYGLSAFYASYAVAVVVSRFWVKSLCDRLTAQRLSLYILGLFAVIMLLIEFSSSPWMLVIAGIGLGIGYGLAFPSMATIITASTQPANRGTAFGFYTMAVDVGFAAGAMIMGNLASHWGYETVFAAAACYTLTYMILYQVSFRRLLAVKG from the coding sequence GTGTTTAACTGGGAAGTTTATACTCCTGCTTTTATCAGTCTCATTTTTGCCAATATGTTTTTTTGGATGAGCACCAATTTTTTCCTGCCAGTATTGCCGGTATATTATCATGGCCTAGGAATGAACGATTCCCAGGTGGGGCTGGCGATAGGAGCTTTCGCAGTAGGGGCGGTTAGTTTCCGGTTGTTTGCCGGAAAAGCGGTGGACCGCTACGGCAGTGTGCGAATTATTGCTGTCGGGATTGTTCTGTCGATTGGGGCCATTATCAGCTACCGGTTTAGCCATGGCCTGGAATCGGCTGTTCTATCGCGGTTTCTGCACGGCGTGGGTATTTCCACCTATGCCGGCGCTGCTTTGACGATGGCTTCTTTAATGCATGAAGAAAAGCATACGGCGGAAGCCGTGGCAGCATATACGCTGTTTTCCATGATCGGCGTGGGCATCGCTTCATCTACTGCTAATATATTGTATCAGGCAGGTGGAATTTTGTGGGTGATCGTGGCCGGAGTGACGGCGACCTTTATGTCGCTGTTACTATTTCCCAAAGAGGCGAAATTAAAAATAAAACCGGTTGCCGCTGACAGCCTGCCAATACGGACAGTGATTGCCAATCCGGGAATTTATGTGCCTACGGCCAGCCTGCTGGCGGTATCTCTGTGCTTTGGCACGGCCATGACCTTTCTGCCTCTGTTGATGATCAGCCGGGGCATCTACGGGCTCAGTGCTTTTTATGCGTCCTATGCCGTCGCTGTTGTTGTTTCCCGTTTCTGGGTAAAAAGCCTCTGTGACCGGCTTACGGCCCAGAGGCTGTCACTGTACATATTAGGTTTGTTCGCGGTGATCATGCTGCTGATCGAATTTTCGTCTTCACCCTGGATGCTGGTTATAGCAGGAATTGGGTTAGGTATCGGCTATGGTTTGGCCTTCCCGTCCATGGCCACGATTATCACAGCCTCCACTCAACCGGCTAATCGCGGTACAGCCTTTGGCTTCTACACCATGGCGGTAGATGTGGGGTTTGCGGCGGGGGCGATGATCATGGGCAACCTTGCGTCCCATTGGGGGTATGAGACGGTTTTTGCCGCGGCGGCGTGCTACACGCTGACCTATATGATTTTGTATCAAGTTTCATTCCGGCGGCTGCTGGCGGTTAAGGGCTAA
- the moaA gene encoding GTP 3',8-cyclase MoaA, whose product MRDGFNRNIEYIRVSVTDRCNFRCLYCMPAAGVRLLEHADILTYEEILRLLSLLGRAGFRRVRLTGGEPLIRKGFADFVREVAALRYFEDIAVTTNGSLLAEMAFPLKAAGLKRVNISLDTVNVNRFSHITGGGKLSRVIEGVEAALLAGLSPVKLNVVLTDILQQSDISYFVDLVQTSPVSVRFIEYMPISQCDVSAGMSIPALKQTIETLGGLLTPTSMSYANGPAKYFRLSGSKGTFGFITPISEHFCGSCNRVRLTADGKIKPCLLSNQEYDIKTALRGEISDKNLLRLLERAITAKPAGHDLVDRMNAPGFCRNMSQIGG is encoded by the coding sequence GTGAGAGATGGTTTTAACCGCAACATTGAATATATTAGGGTCTCGGTGACGGATCGCTGTAATTTCCGCTGCTTATATTGCATGCCTGCTGCCGGTGTGAGGCTGCTGGAACATGCCGATATTCTGACCTATGAAGAAATCCTGCGCCTGCTCAGTCTGTTGGGGCGGGCCGGCTTCCGGCGGGTGAGGCTGACCGGCGGTGAACCGCTGATCCGTAAAGGATTTGCGGATTTCGTCAGAGAAGTGGCTGCTCTAAGATACTTTGAGGATATTGCAGTCACTACCAATGGCAGCCTGTTGGCTGAGATGGCCTTTCCGTTAAAAGCTGCCGGACTTAAACGGGTGAATATCAGTCTGGATACTGTAAATGTCAATCGTTTTAGTCATATCACCGGCGGCGGAAAACTGTCCCGGGTTATCGAGGGAGTGGAAGCCGCTTTGTTGGCCGGACTCTCTCCGGTGAAGCTGAATGTGGTCCTGACGGATATCTTACAGCAAAGTGATATTTCCTATTTTGTCGATCTGGTGCAGACGTCGCCGGTTTCAGTTCGGTTTATCGAATATATGCCCATCAGTCAGTGTGATGTCTCCGCCGGTATGAGTATTCCGGCTCTCAAACAGACTATTGAAACCCTGGGCGGCCTGCTGACGCCGACATCTATGAGTTACGCTAACGGGCCGGCTAAATATTTCCGCCTGTCCGGCAGCAAGGGAACCTTTGGCTTTATTACTCCCATCAGTGAACATTTCTGCGGTTCCTGTAACCGTGTCCGGCTGACAGCTGACGGCAAGATCAAACCCTGTCTGCTGTCCAACCAGGAATACGATATCAAAACCGCCCTAAGAGGCGAGATCAGTGATAAAAATTTGCTGCGGCTTTTAGAGAGGGCCATTACCGCCAAACCGGCCGGGCATGATCTGGTGGACCGAATGAATGCCCCTGGTTTTTGCCGCAACATGTCTCAAATTGGAGGGTAA
- a CDS encoding MOSC domain-containing protein — translation MGKGTVVAVCTSVNKGERKKNVGAAMLLPNLGLEGDAHAGFQHRQVSLLALKSIEKMRNMGLDVNPGDFAENLTIQGMELISLPVGTRLRIGKSLLEVSQIGKECHNRCAIYYQAGDCVMPKEGIFAIVRQGGPIKVGDEIEVID, via the coding sequence ATGGGTAAAGGAACTGTAGTCGCGGTATGTACCAGTGTCAACAAAGGCGAACGCAAGAAAAATGTCGGTGCAGCCATGCTGTTGCCCAATCTGGGGCTGGAGGGCGATGCTCATGCCGGCTTCCAGCACCGGCAGGTCAGTCTGCTGGCTTTGAAAAGTATTGAAAAGATGCGCAACATGGGACTGGATGTGAATCCGGGGGACTTTGCCGAAAATTTGACTATCCAGGGCATGGAGCTGATCTCTCTGCCGGTCGGAACCCGGCTTCGCATCGGAAAATCCTTGCTGGAAGTCAGCCAGATCGGAAAAGAATGTCACAACCGCTGCGCTATCTACTATCAGGCCGGCGACTGTGTCATGCCCAAGGAAGGTATTTTTGCCATTGTCAGGCAGGGCGGTCCGATCAAAGTCGGCGATGAAATTGAGGTGATCGACTGA
- a CDS encoding DUF2161 family putative PD-(D/E)XK-type phosphodiesterase, whose amino-acid sequence MKEKRTFSLREEDLYPAVRDYLISRNCTVKGEVNQCDVVAVNQAGTVLVVEMKVRVNLEVILQAALRQKVADLVYIAVPKNSKSILTKKWKSICHLLRRLGIGMLLVTFRGKTSAVEEWLEPELCGRESGKKTDSRQRKKLLAEFNRRHGDLNPGGTRRKKLITVYREMAIHIAALLAKHGPLSIKQLKERGADTEKTAGILRDNHYLWFQRIARGVYALSDQGAADLNNYREIADCYVPPQDPV is encoded by the coding sequence GTGAAAGAAAAGAGAACCTTCTCCCTGCGGGAAGAAGATCTGTATCCGGCGGTACGCGACTATCTCATCAGCCGGAATTGTACGGTAAAAGGCGAGGTCAACCAGTGCGATGTTGTTGCTGTAAATCAGGCGGGAACAGTCTTGGTGGTAGAAATGAAAGTAAGAGTAAATCTGGAGGTGATTTTGCAGGCGGCGCTCCGGCAGAAAGTCGCAGACCTGGTCTACATCGCCGTACCCAAAAACAGCAAAAGCATCCTGACGAAAAAATGGAAGAGCATTTGTCACCTTTTGCGCCGGCTGGGAATCGGAATGCTGTTAGTCACCTTCAGAGGCAAAACGTCCGCAGTGGAAGAATGGCTGGAGCCTGAACTCTGCGGACGGGAGTCCGGAAAAAAAACCGACAGCCGGCAAAGGAAGAAACTGCTAGCTGAGTTCAACCGACGGCATGGCGATTTAAACCCCGGCGGTACCAGAAGAAAAAAACTGATAACCGTTTATCGGGAAATGGCCATTCACATTGCCGCCTTGTTGGCCAAGCACGGACCCTTAAGTATAAAACAACTGAAGGAAAGAGGCGCCGATACTGAAAAAACAGCCGGAATTTTGCGGGATAACCATTATCTCTGGTTTCAAAGAATTGCCCGAGGGGTATATGCCCTGAGCGACCAAGGCGCGGCGGATTTAAATAATTACCGGGAAATCGCCGATTGCTATGTACCCCCGCAGGACCCCGTTTAG
- a CDS encoding molybdenum cofactor biosynthesis protein B, with the protein MYSIGIITASDKGSRGEREDVSGQVIKEILTDLGEVKHYIVVPDERMALEEQMKFMADRIHIDLILTTGGTGLGPRDVTPEATLAVIDRLVPGIPEVMRAKSLEKTSRAMLSRAVAGIRGSTLIINLPGSPKGVRECLEFILPALDHGLAIMKGEAGECARP; encoded by the coding sequence ATGTACAGCATCGGCATTATCACTGCCAGTGATAAGGGCTCCCGTGGCGAGCGGGAAGATGTAAGCGGCCAGGTCATCAAAGAAATACTGACTGACCTGGGTGAGGTAAAACACTATATCGTTGTACCGGATGAAAGAATGGCCCTGGAAGAACAAATGAAATTCATGGCTGACCGGATTCATATCGACCTGATCCTGACTACTGGCGGCACAGGCCTGGGACCTCGGGATGTAACCCCCGAAGCCACTCTTGCCGTCATCGACCGGCTGGTTCCCGGCATCCCCGAGGTCATGCGGGCCAAATCCCTGGAGAAAACCTCCAGGGCTATGCTGTCTAGGGCAGTAGCCGGCATAAGAGGCAGCACTCTGATCATCAACTTGCCGGGCAGTCCCAAAGGCGTGAGGGAGTGCCTGGAATTCATCCTGCCGGCATTGGATCATGGATTAGCGATTATGAAAGGGGAGGCTGGGGAATGCGCTCGGCCATAA